The Pseudomonas baetica genome includes a region encoding these proteins:
- a CDS encoding ATP-binding protein — MIRSLRVRLMLAATTLAVLFMLALLPAMQGAFSLALQDSIEQRLASDVTTLISAARIENGKLVMPSQLPDERFNLTDFRLLGYIYDREGHLVWRSKATQEEQINYKPRYDGLGNEFARIREANGQEFFVYDVEVKLLGGKSAAFSIVALQPVREYESTLEGLRENLYLGFGAALLVLLALLWIGLTWGLKALRQLSQELDEIEGGTRESLTEQHPRELLRLTGSLNRLLLSERQQRSRYRDSLDDLAHSLKTPLAVLQGVSEDMAQRPKDVDQAWVLQSQIERMSQQISYQLQRASLRKSGLVRHQVRLQPVLKSLCDTLDKVYRDKRVQVAFDLPEHCYVPIEQGALLEMMGNLLENAYRLCLGEVRISVRESLAGVELCVEDDGPGVPPDQRARILERGERLDRQHPGQGIGLAVVKDIIESYNAKLMLGDSPMGGAAFRIHFPAV, encoded by the coding sequence TTGATTCGTTCTCTTCGCGTCCGGTTGATGCTCGCCGCCACCACGTTGGCGGTGTTGTTCATGCTCGCCTTGCTTCCGGCGATGCAAGGCGCGTTCAGCCTGGCGCTACAGGATTCGATTGAGCAGCGCCTGGCCTCGGACGTCACCACGCTGATCTCTGCCGCGCGCATTGAAAACGGCAAACTGGTCATGCCCTCGCAGTTGCCGGATGAGCGTTTCAACCTCACCGACTTCCGTCTGCTGGGTTACATCTACGACCGCGAAGGGCATCTGGTGTGGCGTTCGAAAGCCACTCAGGAAGAGCAGATCAACTACAAACCGCGTTACGACGGCCTCGGTAACGAGTTCGCGCGAATTCGCGAGGCCAACGGACAGGAATTCTTCGTTTACGACGTTGAGGTGAAACTGCTTGGAGGCAAAAGCGCGGCGTTCAGCATCGTCGCCCTGCAACCGGTGCGCGAGTACGAAAGCACGCTGGAAGGTCTGCGCGAGAATCTCTATCTGGGCTTCGGCGCCGCTTTGTTGGTGCTGCTGGCGCTGTTGTGGATTGGCCTGACGTGGGGGTTGAAAGCCTTGCGCCAACTCAGTCAGGAGCTGGATGAAATCGAGGGTGGCACGCGTGAAAGTCTTACTGAGCAACATCCGCGTGAACTGTTGCGTCTGACGGGGTCGTTGAACCGTTTGCTGCTCAGTGAGCGTCAGCAGCGCAGTCGTTATCGCGATTCTCTGGATGATTTGGCCCACAGTCTGAAAACGCCGTTGGCGGTGTTGCAGGGTGTCAGTGAGGACATGGCGCAGCGGCCCAAGGATGTTGATCAGGCGTGGGTGCTGCAAAGTCAGATCGAGCGTATGAGTCAGCAGATCAGCTATCAGTTGCAGCGGGCGAGTTTGCGTAAAAGCGGGCTGGTGCGGCATCAGGTGCGGTTGCAACCGGTGCTGAAAAGTCTCTGCGATACGCTGGACAAGGTCTATCGCGACAAGCGTGTGCAGGTGGCGTTTGATTTGCCCGAGCACTGTTATGTGCCGATCGAGCAGGGCGCGTTGCTGGAGATGATGGGGAACTTGCTGGAGAACGCTTATCGGCTGTGCCTTGGCGAGGTGCGGATCAGCGTGCGTGAGAGTCTGGCCGGGGTTGAGTTGTGTGTTGAGGATGATGGACCGGGGGTGCCGCCGGATCAGCGGGCGCGGATTCTTGAGCGTGGGGAGCGTTTGGATCGCCAGCATCCGGGGCAGGGGATCGGGTTGGCTGTGGTGAAGGACATTATTGAGAGTTATAACGCGAAGTTGATGTTGGGGGATTCGCCGATGGGGGGGGCTGCTTTCAGGATTCATTTTCCTGCTGTGTGA
- a CDS encoding Yip1 family protein produces MIHHVVGLFTHPDQEWKEIRGDQEKSISHMYLTHTLILAAIPAVSAFIGTTQVGWVIGNRAPVMLTVESAIWMTVMSYLAMLGGVAVMGAFVHWMARTYDANPSLARCVAFATYTATPLFVGGLAALYPHMWLGMIVGTAAICYTVYLLYVGLPTFMNIPSDEGFLFSSSVLAVGLVVLVAIMAFTVIVWGLGVGPVYTN; encoded by the coding sequence ATGATCCATCACGTAGTGGGACTTTTTACCCACCCCGATCAGGAATGGAAGGAAATCCGTGGCGACCAAGAGAAAAGCATCAGCCACATGTACTTGACGCACACACTGATTCTGGCGGCGATCCCCGCCGTATCGGCATTCATCGGCACCACGCAGGTCGGCTGGGTGATCGGCAATCGCGCACCGGTGATGCTCACGGTCGAAAGCGCCATCTGGATGACCGTGATGTCGTACCTGGCGATGCTCGGCGGCGTCGCGGTCATGGGTGCCTTTGTGCACTGGATGGCCCGCACTTATGACGCCAACCCGAGCCTGGCCCGTTGCGTGGCATTTGCCACCTACACCGCGACACCGTTGTTTGTCGGCGGGCTGGCGGCGCTGTATCCGCATATGTGGCTGGGGATGATCGTCGGCACGGCGGCCATCTGCTACACGGTGTATCTGCTGTATGTGGGATTGCCGACCTTTATGAACATTCCCTCGGACGAGGGCTTTCTGTTTTCAAGTTCAGTGCTAGCGGTGGGTCTGGTGGTGCTGGTGGCCATCATGGCGTTCACCGTGATCGTCTGGGGCCTCGGCGTAGGGCCGGTGTATACCAACTGA
- a CDS encoding IS4 family transposase: MAKLALEQAIAPEWIDQVFEEHRQRQYSRELLFSTIIKLMSLVSLGLKPSLHAAARQLEDLPVSLAALYDKISRTEPALLRALVTGCAQRLTPTIKELGCTKTLPGWQLRVVDGNHLASTEKRLGALRHERGAARPGFSVVVYDPDLDQVIDLQACEDAYASERVCVLPLLANAEPGQVWLADRLYCTLPVMEACEQVQTSFVIRQQAKHPRLIQEGEWQEPVPVETGTVREQIIQVRGGYQCRRVELTLHSPTDSGDSSLMFWSNLPQSVSAQQIAQLYRRRWSIEGMFQRLEAILESEIETLGSPKAALLGFATAVLAYNVLAVLKRSVEQAHRDTQPDGWEASIYHLAVQVRSGYEGMQIALPSEYLPVIPLEKLAQRLLELASNIQPKQVAKSPRGPKVPKPKTWVQGTAVHAHVSTDRVIKAAKTKRP, translated from the coding sequence ATGGCCAAATTGGCGCTGGAGCAGGCCATTGCGCCTGAGTGGATTGATCAGGTCTTCGAAGAGCATCGGCAACGGCAGTATTCTCGTGAGCTACTGTTCTCGACCATCATCAAGCTGATGTCCCTTGTTTCATTGGGCTTGAAGCCATCCCTGCACGCCGCCGCGCGGCAACTGGAAGATCTTCCTGTCAGTTTGGCTGCCCTCTACGACAAGATCAGTCGTACTGAACCTGCGCTGTTACGCGCTCTGGTCACAGGTTGTGCGCAACGTCTGACTCCGACCATCAAGGAGCTGGGCTGCACCAAAACGTTGCCGGGCTGGCAGCTTCGAGTGGTGGACGGCAATCATTTGGCTTCCACTGAGAAACGTCTGGGCGCTCTACGCCATGAGCGAGGCGCCGCTCGTCCTGGCTTTTCGGTGGTTGTTTACGACCCCGATCTCGATCAGGTCATCGACCTTCAGGCGTGTGAGGATGCCTACGCAAGCGAGCGTGTTTGCGTGCTGCCTCTACTGGCCAATGCCGAGCCAGGCCAAGTGTGGCTGGCTGATCGACTCTATTGCACGCTCCCGGTCATGGAGGCTTGTGAGCAGGTCCAGACATCCTTTGTCATTCGTCAGCAAGCCAAACATCCACGCCTGATTCAAGAGGGTGAGTGGCAAGAACCCGTGCCTGTGGAAACAGGCACTGTGCGTGAGCAGATCATCCAGGTCAGAGGCGGTTACCAATGTCGGCGTGTCGAACTGACGCTTCATTCGCCAACAGACTCGGGTGACAGCAGCTTGATGTTCTGGAGCAATCTACCCCAAAGCGTCAGCGCACAGCAGATCGCGCAACTCTATCGCCGTCGCTGGAGCATTGAAGGCATGTTCCAGCGACTGGAAGCGATCCTGGAAAGTGAAATCGAAACTCTTGGCAGCCCAAAGGCTGCCTTACTCGGGTTCGCCACTGCGGTGTTGGCCTACAACGTCCTGGCCGTCCTCAAACGAAGCGTCGAGCAAGCTCACCGGGATACCCAGCCTGACGGCTGGGAAGCCTCGATCTATCACTTGGCGGTTCAGGTCAGGAGTGGTTATGAGGGAATGCAGATTGCGCTGCCTTCGGAATATCTTCCCGTCATTCCTCTGGAAAAACTGGCCCAGCGCTTACTAGAGCTGGCCAGCAACATCCAACCCAAACAAGTTGCGAAAAGCCCCCGTGGCCCCAAAGTGCCTAAGCCCAAGACATGGGTCCAAGGCACGGCGGTGCATGCGCATGTTTCAACGGACAGAGTAATCAAGGCTGCCAAAACTAAAAGACCTTGA
- a CDS encoding SprT family zinc-dependent metalloprotease, which produces MPEQLNTRVEDCYQLAESFFKRHFQRPVVSLKLRGQKAGVAHLHENLLRFNPQLYRENTEHFLKQTVAHEVAHLIAHQLFGDRIQPHGEEWQLIMRGVYELPPDRCHTYAIKRRSVTRYIYKCPCAESDFPFSAQRHSLVRQGRRYLCRRCRNTLVFSGEMRVE; this is translated from the coding sequence ATGCCCGAGCAACTCAATACCCGCGTCGAAGACTGTTACCAACTCGCTGAATCCTTTTTCAAACGTCATTTCCAACGCCCAGTGGTGAGCCTCAAGCTGCGCGGGCAAAAAGCCGGGGTCGCGCATCTGCACGAGAACCTGCTGCGCTTCAACCCGCAGCTGTACCGGGAAAACACCGAACACTTCCTCAAGCAGACCGTGGCTCACGAAGTCGCCCACTTGATCGCCCATCAGTTGTTCGGCGACCGCATCCAGCCCCACGGCGAGGAGTGGCAACTGATCATGCGCGGCGTTTACGAACTGCCGCCGGATCGCTGCCACACCTACGCAATCAAACGCCGCAGTGTGACCCGCTATATCTACAAATGCCCATGTGCGGAAAGTGATTTTCCGTTTTCGGCGCAGCGCCATAGCCTGGTCAGACAGGGGCGGCGGTATCTGTGTCGGCGCTGCCGGAACACTTTGGTGTTCAGTGGTGAGATGCGCGTCGAATAA
- a CDS encoding dicarboxylate/amino acid:cation symporter, translated as MTTRQPLYKSLYFQVIVAIAIGILLGHFYPQTGVALKPLGDGFIKLIKMVIAPIIFCTVVSGIAGMQNMKSVGKTGGYALLYFEIVSTIALLIGLVVVNVVQPGAGMHIDVTTLDASKIATYVTASKDQSIVGFLLNVIPNTIVGAFATGDILQVLMFSVIFGYALHRLGSYGRPLLDLIDRFAHVMFNIINMIMKLAPLGAFGAMAFTIGAYGVGSLVQLGQLMICFYITCVLFVVVVLGAICRAHGFSVLKLVRYIREELLIVLGTSSSESALPRMLIKMERLGAKKSVVGLVIPTGYSFNLDGTSIYLTMAAVFIAQATDTHMDITHQITLLLVLLLSSKGAAGVTGSGFIVLAATLSAVGHLPVAGLALILGIDRFMSEARALTNLVGNAVATIVVAKWVKELDTDVLQAELASGGRGISDEREEDDLGVAEGPTPSNVK; from the coding sequence ATGACGACTCGTCAGCCACTCTACAAATCCCTGTACTTCCAGGTGATCGTTGCAATCGCCATCGGCATCCTGCTCGGTCACTTCTACCCACAGACCGGTGTGGCCCTCAAGCCGCTGGGTGACGGGTTCATCAAATTGATCAAAATGGTCATTGCCCCGATCATTTTCTGTACTGTTGTCAGCGGCATCGCCGGCATGCAGAACATGAAATCCGTGGGCAAGACTGGCGGCTACGCGCTGCTGTACTTCGAAATCGTTTCCACCATTGCCTTGCTGATCGGTCTGGTTGTAGTCAACGTCGTGCAACCGGGCGCCGGCATGCACATCGATGTCACCACCCTGGACGCCTCGAAAATCGCCACCTATGTGACGGCCAGTAAAGACCAGAGCATTGTCGGTTTCCTCCTTAATGTGATCCCGAACACCATCGTCGGTGCATTCGCCACCGGTGACATCCTGCAAGTGCTGATGTTCTCGGTGATCTTCGGTTACGCCCTGCATCGCCTGGGTTCGTACGGTCGTCCGCTGCTGGATCTGATCGATCGCTTTGCCCACGTGATGTTCAACATCATCAACATGATCATGAAACTGGCGCCACTCGGAGCGTTCGGTGCGATGGCCTTCACCATCGGTGCCTACGGTGTCGGCTCGCTGGTGCAGTTGGGTCAGTTGATGATCTGCTTCTACATCACCTGCGTGCTGTTCGTGGTGGTGGTGCTGGGCGCGATCTGCCGTGCCCACGGTTTCAGCGTGCTGAAACTGGTGCGTTACATCCGTGAAGAACTGTTGATCGTACTGGGTACGTCTTCGTCCGAATCGGCACTGCCACGCATGCTGATCAAGATGGAACGCCTGGGCGCGAAGAAATCCGTCGTGGGTCTGGTGATCCCGACCGGTTACTCGTTCAACCTCGACGGTACGTCGATCTACCTGACCATGGCGGCTGTGTTTATCGCTCAGGCGACCGACACCCACATGGACATCACTCACCAGATCACTCTGCTGCTGGTGTTGCTGCTGTCCTCCAAAGGCGCTGCCGGTGTGACCGGTTCGGGCTTCATCGTGCTGGCGGCCACGCTGTCGGCCGTCGGTCACCTGCCGGTGGCCGGTCTGGCGCTGATCCTGGGTATCGACCGCTTCATGTCCGAAGCCCGCGCGCTGACCAACCTGGTGGGTAACGCCGTTGCCACCATCGTTGTCGCCAAGTGGGTGAAAGAGTTGGACACCGATGTACTGCAAGCCGAACTGGCTTCTGGCGGTCGCGGTATCTCCGATGAGCGTGAAGAAGACGACCTGGGTGTGGCTGAAGGCCCAACCCCGAGCAATGTGAAGTAA
- a CDS encoding response regulator: MKLLVVEDEALLRHHLQTRLRESGHVVESVANAEEALYQTGQFNFDLAVIDLGLPGMGGLDLIRQLRSGGKTFPILILTARGNWQDKVEGLAAGADDYVVKPFQFEELDARLNALLRRSSGFTQSTIVAGPLLLDLNRKQASLDEQPLALTAYEYRILEYLMRHHQQVVPKDRLMEQLYPDDDERDPNVIEVLVGRLRRKLEGPAGFKPIDTVRGLGYLFNERCT; encoded by the coding sequence ATGAAACTATTGGTCGTCGAAGATGAAGCGCTGTTGCGCCATCACCTGCAAACCCGTCTGAGGGAAAGTGGTCACGTGGTCGAATCCGTGGCCAATGCCGAAGAGGCGTTATACCAGACCGGACAGTTCAACTTTGACCTGGCAGTGATCGACCTCGGTCTGCCGGGCATGGGTGGTCTCGACCTGATCCGCCAGTTGCGCTCGGGCGGCAAGACCTTCCCGATCCTGATCCTCACCGCGCGCGGCAACTGGCAGGACAAGGTCGAAGGCCTGGCTGCGGGTGCCGACGACTACGTGGTCAAGCCGTTCCAGTTCGAAGAGCTCGACGCGCGCCTGAATGCCTTGCTGCGCCGCTCCAGCGGCTTCACCCAGTCGACCATCGTCGCCGGCCCGCTGTTGCTTGATCTCAATCGCAAGCAAGCGAGCCTCGACGAGCAACCGCTGGCGCTGACTGCGTACGAGTACCGCATCCTCGAATACCTGATGCGCCATCACCAGCAAGTGGTGCCCAAGGATCGTTTGATGGAGCAACTCTATCCGGACGACGACGAGCGCGATCCGAACGTGATCGAAGTGCTGGTCGGCCGCTTGCGCCGCAAACTCGAAGGCCCGGCCGGGTTCAAACCGATCGACACCGTGCGCGGCCTCGGCTACCTGTTCAATGAGCGCTGCACTTGA
- a CDS encoding dienelactone hydrolase family protein, which yields MRLFLALTLLAVSSLTQAAIKTEEIPYQSADGTKLIGYYAYDDAIKGKRPGVVVVHEWWGLNDYAKRRARDLAELGYSALAIDMYGEGKNTEHPKDAMAFMQAATQDAAASSKRFEAGLNLLKKQPQTDVNKLAAIGYCFGGAVVLNAARQGEPLAGVVSFHGALATKTPATPGSVKAKILVEHGALDSMVTPDNVTAFKSEMDKAGADYKFVSLDGAKHGFTNPDADRLSHGEHGGPDIGYNKAADEKSWADMKAFFQKIFG from the coding sequence ATGCGCCTGTTCCTCGCCCTCACCTTGCTGGCTGTCAGCAGCCTCACCCAAGCGGCGATCAAGACCGAAGAAATCCCCTACCAGAGCGCCGACGGCACGAAGTTGATTGGCTACTACGCCTACGATGACGCGATCAAAGGCAAACGCCCGGGCGTTGTCGTGGTGCATGAGTGGTGGGGCCTGAACGATTACGCCAAGCGCCGCGCGCGGGATCTGGCCGAACTCGGCTACAGCGCACTGGCGATTGATATGTACGGCGAAGGCAAGAACACCGAGCACCCGAAAGATGCAATGGCGTTCATGCAGGCGGCGACCCAGGACGCCGCCGCATCCAGCAAGCGTTTCGAGGCCGGGCTGAATCTGCTGAAGAAACAGCCGCAGACCGACGTGAATAAACTCGCGGCCATCGGTTACTGCTTCGGCGGTGCCGTAGTGCTGAATGCCGCGCGACAGGGTGAGCCATTGGCAGGGGTCGTGAGTTTCCACGGCGCACTGGCGACCAAGACACCGGCGACACCTGGCAGTGTGAAGGCAAAGATTCTGGTGGAGCATGGCGCGCTGGACAGCATGGTCACACCGGACAACGTCACCGCGTTCAAGTCGGAAATGGACAAGGCCGGTGCAGACTATAAGTTCGTCAGCCTGGATGGCGCCAAGCATGGCTTCACCAATCCGGATGCCGATCGTCTGAGCCATGGCGAGCACGGTGGCCCGGATATCGGCTACAACAAGGCTGCAGATGAAAAATCCTGGGCGGATATGAAAGCGTTCTTCCAGAAGATATTTGGTTGA
- a CDS encoding IS256 family transposase, which produces MPTKKKPLRDLPKIPKELLEEFGEGLITAEAIEDASAAFKKALIERALSAELGHHLGYPPGAQRPEDETNQRNGKTGKTILTGDGPLRLEIPRDRDGSFAPILIPKHERRYTGFDDKIIAMYARGMTVREIRAFLSEQYGTDVSHDFISSVTHEVMEEIGAWQQRPLEPMYPVIFFDALRVKIREEGLVRNKAIYLALGVLPDGTRDILGIWIENTEGAKFWMKVFNDLKTRGVEDVLIAVTDGLKGMPEALSAVFPATTLQTCIVHLIRNSLDYAAWDKRRELAKALKPIYQAINAEAAEEALDAFENGPWGKQYPTVVAAWRRAWDRVIPFFVFPPAIRKVIYTTNAIESINAQLRKIIKTRGHFPTDDAATKLIWLGLRNITANWGSAAHDWKSAMNQFAILYGDRFIRPTW; this is translated from the coding sequence ATGCCAACCAAAAAGAAACCCCTGCGTGACCTACCAAAAATCCCCAAGGAGCTGCTCGAAGAGTTCGGTGAGGGGCTGATTACCGCAGAGGCTATTGAAGACGCTTCTGCGGCCTTCAAGAAGGCCTTGATTGAGCGAGCATTGAGTGCCGAGCTCGGTCACCACCTGGGGTATCCGCCGGGCGCGCAGCGCCCAGAGGATGAAACCAACCAGCGCAATGGCAAAACGGGCAAGACGATTTTGACGGGGGATGGCCCGCTGCGGCTGGAGATTCCCCGTGATCGGGATGGCAGTTTTGCCCCCATTCTGATCCCCAAGCATGAGCGGCGTTACACCGGTTTTGATGACAAGATCATCGCCATGTATGCCCGAGGCATGACCGTTCGAGAAATCCGCGCTTTCCTCTCTGAGCAATACGGGACGGACGTTTCCCATGACTTCATCAGCTCAGTCACGCACGAGGTGATGGAGGAAATTGGTGCGTGGCAACAGCGACCGCTTGAGCCGATGTACCCAGTCATTTTCTTCGATGCGCTGCGGGTCAAGATCCGAGAAGAAGGCCTTGTCCGCAACAAGGCGATTTACTTGGCGCTGGGTGTTTTACCCGATGGAACGCGCGATATTCTTGGTATCTGGATCGAAAACACCGAGGGTGCGAAGTTCTGGATGAAGGTCTTCAACGACCTCAAGACCCGCGGCGTAGAGGACGTGCTGATCGCCGTGACTGACGGTCTCAAAGGCATGCCAGAGGCGCTAAGCGCAGTATTTCCGGCAACAACGCTGCAAACATGCATCGTCCACTTGATCCGCAACAGCCTCGATTACGCGGCGTGGGACAAGCGCCGTGAGCTGGCCAAGGCGCTAAAACCGATCTATCAAGCCATCAACGCAGAAGCGGCTGAGGAAGCACTGGATGCCTTTGAAAATGGCCCTTGGGGTAAGCAATACCCAACGGTGGTGGCGGCCTGGAGACGAGCCTGGGATCGAGTGATTCCATTTTTTGTCTTCCCGCCTGCCATTCGAAAAGTGATCTATACGACCAACGCTATCGAAAGCATCAACGCTCAGCTACGCAAGATCATCAAGACCCGGGGCCACTTCCCGACGGATGACGCAGCGACCAAGCTGATCTGGCTTGGGCTGCGTAACATCACGGCAAACTGGGGCTCGGCGGCTCATGACTGGAAGAGTGCGATGAACCAATTTGCGATTCTGTACGGAGATCGATTTATCAGGCCGACCTGGTAA
- a CDS encoding CaiB/BaiF CoA transferase family protein: MSAPLASLKILDFSTLLPGPFASLLLADMGAEVLRIESPTRMDLLRVLPPHDQGMSASHAYLNRNKRSLALDLKQPEALGVVKQLLADYDIVLEQFRPGVMERLGLGYEALKAINPKLIYVSISGYGQTGPYKDRAGHDINYLALAGLSSYTGRADSGPLPLGMQVADIAGGSLHGVIGLLAAVIARQQTGQGTHLDVSMTDCAFSLNAMAGAGYLACGEEPGWEEQMLNGGSFYDYYRSRDGRWMSVGSLEPGFMQQLCAALGRPELAVHGLSPKPEQQQALKEALKVEFERHDFAELCALFAGIDACVEPVLSLGEAVQHPQLQARELVTQVPRGDGTTQAQIACPLKFSEGLPAPRHVGAALGQHTDQVLGELGFSAERIVELRRAKVIL, encoded by the coding sequence ATGTCCGCACCGCTGGCCTCATTGAAGATTCTCGATTTCTCGACCCTGTTGCCGGGCCCGTTTGCTTCGCTGCTGCTGGCGGACATGGGGGCTGAAGTTTTGCGCATCGAATCGCCGACCCGCATGGATCTGCTGCGGGTGTTGCCGCCCCACGATCAGGGGATGTCGGCCAGCCACGCTTATCTCAATCGCAATAAACGAAGCCTGGCACTCGACCTCAAACAGCCCGAGGCACTCGGGGTGGTCAAGCAGTTGCTCGCCGATTACGACATCGTGCTCGAGCAGTTTCGCCCCGGTGTGATGGAGCGCCTGGGTCTGGGTTATGAGGCGTTGAAGGCGATCAACCCAAAGCTGATTTACGTGTCGATCAGCGGTTACGGCCAGACCGGGCCGTACAAGGATCGTGCTGGGCATGACATCAACTATCTGGCGCTGGCCGGACTCTCCAGCTATACCGGTCGCGCCGACAGCGGGCCGTTGCCCTTGGGCATGCAAGTGGCGGATATCGCCGGTGGCTCGCTGCACGGAGTGATCGGGCTGTTGGCGGCGGTGATTGCGCGCCAGCAAACCGGGCAGGGCACGCACCTGGACGTGAGCATGACTGACTGTGCGTTCAGCCTGAATGCGATGGCCGGCGCCGGGTATCTGGCCTGCGGCGAAGAGCCGGGTTGGGAAGAGCAGATGCTCAATGGCGGCAGTTTTTATGATTACTACCGTTCTCGCGATGGCCGCTGGATGTCGGTGGGCAGTCTGGAGCCGGGCTTCATGCAGCAATTGTGTGCGGCGCTGGGCCGGCCGGAGTTGGCGGTGCACGGCTTGTCCCCCAAGCCTGAGCAACAGCAGGCATTGAAGGAAGCGTTAAAGGTCGAGTTCGAGCGGCATGACTTTGCTGAGCTGTGTGCATTGTTTGCCGGGATTGATGCGTGTGTCGAACCGGTGTTGAGTCTGGGTGAGGCGGTGCAGCATCCGCAATTGCAAGCGCGGGAACTGGTGACGCAAGTGCCGCGAGGGGATGGGACGACGCAGGCGCAGATCGCGTGTCCGCTGAAGTTTTCCGAAGGATTACCGGCGCCTCGGCATGTCGGGGCGGCGTTGGGGCAGCATACGGATCAGGTGTTGGGAGAGTTGGGGTTCAGTGCTGAGCGAATAGTTGAACTGCGCCGAGCCAAGGTCATTCTCTAG
- a CDS encoding AraC family transcriptional regulator: MRERTIASHFARAALGGARRLGFDYSGLLLQLGISPELLDEPRARIAPEQFTRLLQGLWLALDDEYLGFGKAPSKPGSFAMMCHASIHCRNLEKALQRGLFFYSLFPEAPRLSLTREDEWVRLSLDDSQLWDPDHFLTESLLVIWHRLGSWLIGQRIRLEQATFSYAKPAHGAEYDLLFPCPLVFSAEQSSLLFHSRYLQMPLLQDERTLKHFLERSPADLLSRPDDGDSLSSRLRRLLSRDSARWPDLEAVAAHLHISPQTLRRHLREEGTSFQELKDQLRRDIAIYHLGRADLSLQQIAEQLGFSEPSAFHRAFKKWTGLTPGAYRAQEQ, encoded by the coding sequence ATGCGCGAACGCACCATCGCCAGCCATTTCGCCCGCGCCGCTCTGGGTGGCGCACGTCGCCTCGGGTTCGACTACTCGGGCCTGCTGCTGCAATTGGGGATCAGCCCGGAATTGCTTGACGAGCCTCGTGCGCGTATCGCCCCGGAGCAGTTCACCCGTTTGCTCCAGGGCCTGTGGCTGGCGCTGGATGATGAATATCTGGGTTTTGGCAAGGCACCGAGCAAACCCGGCAGCTTCGCCATGATGTGCCACGCCTCGATTCATTGCCGCAACCTGGAGAAGGCTCTGCAACGCGGCTTGTTTTTTTACAGCCTATTCCCCGAAGCCCCGCGCCTGAGCCTCACACGCGAAGACGAATGGGTGCGCCTGAGCCTCGACGATTCGCAGTTGTGGGACCCGGATCACTTTCTCACCGAAAGCCTGCTGGTGATCTGGCATCGCCTCGGCAGTTGGCTGATCGGCCAGCGAATCCGCCTGGAGCAGGCAACCTTCAGCTATGCGAAACCTGCGCATGGCGCTGAATACGATCTGCTGTTCCCCTGCCCTTTGGTGTTTTCAGCCGAACAAAGCAGCCTGCTGTTTCACAGCCGCTACCTGCAAATGCCGCTGTTGCAGGACGAACGCACTCTCAAGCACTTCCTTGAACGCTCCCCCGCTGACTTGCTCTCGCGCCCGGATGATGGCGACAGCCTGAGCAGCCGCCTGCGCCGCTTGCTCAGCCGCGACAGTGCGCGCTGGCCGGACCTGGAGGCTGTGGCCGCGCACCTGCACATCAGCCCGCAGACGCTGCGCCGGCACTTGCGTGAGGAAGGCACCAGTTTTCAGGAGTTGAAAGATCAGTTGCGGCGGGATATCGCCATCTACCATTTGGGGCGGGCGGATCTGTCGTTGCAACAGATTGCCGAGCAGTTGGGGTTTTCCGAGCCGTCGGCGTTTCACCGGGCGTTCAAGAAGTGGACAGGACTGACGCCGGGGGCTTATCGGGCTCAGGAGCAGTGA